CGCGGCACAAAACGACTGTAGGCCCGGTTGTACCTCTGTAGATTTTCAGAGAGCGCCTCAATCGTCGAGAAGGCCCTTGAGAACTTCAACGACAGGATAAACGATTGTGAGAAAATGAATATAAAAAGACCGAATCCGACCATCTGAAACGTGAAGATGACCTGCTGGTTATACAGGATGTCGTTGAGTACGGTCAGGATAAAGATAAACGACGTAAGCGAGACGACGACGGCCCCGTCTCTGCGTCGCACGACGGATTTCAGAAGCCCGTATGTGCACAGAAGCACGCCGACGACGATAACAAGCTGATGAAAATCGACGGAATGCGAATAGATGCGCGCCGGCGTAACAAGCACAAGCAACACAAGGGCAAGATCGATGCCGATTAAGATCTGCGTCATGCGCAGAGGAATCTCGCTCGGATAAAGCGAGCGCAGGAAGAGCAGGAAAAGCGGTAAGCCGACGTTCATCGAGATGTACTCGACTTTGAGCAGGGCCTCCCAGTATTCGAAGGGCACGACGCCGTGCAGAATGCGCTCGCCGGTTACCATGGTGCGAAGGGCGATATCAAGACAGAAAAGACCGAACCAGAGCGTGGAGCGATCCTTCTTGCGCAGCAGGAACAGGCCTATATGATAGAAGCCCATGATCACAAGGCTTCCGGCAAGAAAGCCCTCGAAAATCAGCATGTATTCTCGATAAGAATGGATGGCATCGTAGCTGCCGAACTTGATCGGCTCCCATATACCGCCTTTGCGATGATGAAAGTTAGCCACCTGTATAACGAGTTCGACGGATTCGCCGGGAGCGATCAGATCATACAGCGCCGTTCGATACGAAGGCATAGCCTCGTCTGGATTCGATGAAACGACGCCCGCTCCGCCATAGTACTGTCCGTTCACCCAGAAGCGATAGCTTGAACCGGAATCCAGAAGCTTCAATGAAAGCGGAGGCGAATTTTCGGGAAGCAAGATGCGCAGACGGTAGGTAGCATAGCCTGTGCCACCGAGTTCATGACCGGCGATGCGTGCAGCATTCCATGCATCAGGCTCATCAAGAAAGATATCGGGGGCGGGCGCTTTTTGAAAATCCCCGGGAGTCAGGAGACGCTTCCAGTAGAATTCCCAGGCGCCATCGAGATTGAGAATGAAGGACGAATCCACCTGCGCCGATCTCAGGTCAAGTACGCCATCCTGCACTTTGTACGAGGTACGCTCAGGCGAGCATCCGAGAAACAACAGAGGGGCAACAAACAGCATCCAGATAGGTCGACGCATGCGGCACGATCTATCAGAGCTTCGATGCTGCCGACTCAAATTTCAAGCGCGGCTTTGCGAGCTCTTCTATGAGCCGCCATAGATGGACCGTTCGCCGGCCGGCGTCAGCGTCGGTCCTTCCGGATGACCTTCCTGTATCAATCCATGCCCGACAAGTGTGTGCCAGGCATCGCGCACCATCATCTTTTCATCGGCGGGCCATGCCTTGATCTCATCCATCATGAGCTTCTTTGATAGAACGCCGCCCGCTCGAATACCGTGCGCCTGAAAAATCTGAAGAATCTTGTGAACTATCTTTTCCATAATATGAGCTGCCGCAATAAGAACTATAACACTGAGTCGAGTCTTTTGCTTCGGCCTCTCTCGTCACACGTTTTCTTGCGGGCTCTGGCGTTACTTCAGAGTCAGATGCCTTATATTATTCGCGTTCCATGCGATATCATCAACGGTACGCTCCGACTCAGCGAACTTGCTGATCGATTTTTCGCAGAGATAATAGCGATGCCCTTCTCGACGCAGCCACCTCTTTCCTTTGCGCCTCAAAAAACTGCCCAGCTGATGATGCCGGAAGGTCTCGTCACGCAGGCGCTCGTCGATGGCAAAGCCCGATTCAACCGCGGCCAGACAGTAATCCTCGTAGCGCTTCTTGAAATCCACAAGATCAAAGCTTGTCTGCTCCGTTAAACGAATATGCTGAAGCGCTGAGGCGATCAGATGGCTGGCCGTGATGATGCTGCTTTTCTGTAGCGTATGGCGCAGATGCGCCAGATAATCGGGCAGCTGTCTTTTATCGGTCGGATGCGGGATGGGTTCGCTCACTTTAAGCCAGGCCGTGATGCGACCGAAGCGGTCGGTGCAGAGCTCGTCATAGGTAAGAGATACGGGAACAAGGGCTCGCTCCTTTCTCAGAGCGACGATGCCCGCAAGATCCTGCATCTCGGCAATACCGCCGTCATGACAGTACTTGCCCTCAGGAAAAATCACAAACGATCGATTGAGCTCGATCAGCTCTTTCTGCACGGCGACGACAGAAGACATCGTCGTGCGGCCCGCATGCCTCAGAAACTCTGAGTAGTCCATCTTCATCACGTGCGGGCCGGCGAAGATGTGATCGTAGTAGATGTCTTCAGGCGGAAGATCGACGCCTTCTCTGAAAACAGGATTGGCATGAAAGGAGCGCGCAAAGCGATTCGTCAGCCGACCGGCCAGTCGTGAGAAGGCAGCCAGAGGACGCACAAGCGGGCCACGCTTCAGAAGCTCGGGAACGAGGTCGCGATACGTATAGATGCCATAGAATAGCCCCGCCTGCGCTACAAGCGTGATGTCATGAGAACGTTCAAGAGGTCGGCCGGCCATGAAGGCAAGAGCCGAGAAAACGTCATGCAGCTTCTTGTGGGCGATGGCGACAATAGGAGCCGATTCTTTACGCTGCGGAAAGTTCTCATACCCCTGCACATATACGTCGTACATCGCTCCCGGGAAATAGGCCATACGATGCAGCCTCTCGGCCCAGCGTACGATATGCTCGTCAAGGCATTCGATCATTTCAGGACGACGACTGAGGTTAGCACGAAAGGTCTGCTTTGCAGAGATGAAACCGGGCGGTAACCCCTTCCCGTTTGACGACGATCCGCCTGTCGGCGATTCTTTCAACGACATGTAACACTCCGGAGCTCTATCTTTATCGGGCCGGGCTGAACCGGCCGTCGGCTCTTCCATTTGCGGAATGAGAACGTTATCTGTCAATCAAACATCTCATCGTTCAATCCCAGCTGGCGAATCTGATAATTCAATCTACCCCTTGATATGCCGAGCATCTCAGCCGCCCGACTTCGGTTCCCGCGACTTCGCTGGATGGCTTCGGCCAGTAACCGCTTTGCGTAGGCGTTCATCATACCCTCAAAATCAAGCGTTACCCCCGAAGCAAGACCGAGGCTCTCCTGAGCGTCTCGCTCGGCCTGGAGATCATC
This region of Leptonema illini DSM 21528 genomic DNA includes:
- a CDS encoding adenylate/guanylate cyclase domain-containing protein, translated to MRRPIWMLFVAPLLFLGCSPERTSYKVQDGVLDLRSAQVDSSFILNLDGAWEFYWKRLLTPGDFQKAPAPDIFLDEPDAWNAARIAGHELGGTGYATYRLRILLPENSPPLSLKLLDSGSSYRFWVNGQYYGGAGVVSSNPDEAMPSYRTALYDLIAPGESVELVIQVANFHHRKGGIWEPIKFGSYDAIHSYREYMLIFEGFLAGSLVIMGFYHIGLFLLRKKDRSTLWFGLFCLDIALRTMVTGERILHGVVPFEYWEALLKVEYISMNVGLPLFLLFLRSLYPSEIPLRMTQILIGIDLALVLLVLVTPARIYSHSVDFHQLVIVVGVLLCTYGLLKSVVRRRDGAVVVSLTSFIFILTVLNDILYNQQVIFTFQMVGFGLFIFIFSQSFILSLKFSRAFSTIEALSENLQRYNRAYSRFVPREFLRFLQKESILDIHLGDQVQTEMTVLFVDIRSFTTISEHMTPKENFDFLNDYLGRIGPLIRKNNGFIDKYLGDGLMALFPEGAEDALQAALEIQKAINVFNEELTQWGRPAIRVGAGIHTGRLMLGTVGEQERMDGTVISDAVNLASRIEGLTRSYGSSIVISEESLVRLEDPNKFCYRFLGKVRVKGKTEPVSVFEVFDLDPTEMRIVKQVTRTEFEKGIMALHRGEYDEARKLFEGILRANPEDEAAALYIRKLDKLVPRNEGRSA